A section of the Perognathus longimembris pacificus isolate PPM17 chromosome 7, ASM2315922v1, whole genome shotgun sequence genome encodes:
- the LOC125355375 gene encoding guanylate-binding protein 1-like, whose product MDSELQMPAPVCLIKNAEGKLMTNEEALRILSTISQPVVVVAIVGLYRTGKSYLMNKLAGKKKGFSLGASVQSHTKGIWMWCVPHPIKPKHTLVLLDTEGLGDVEKGDNQNDSWIFALAILLSSTFVYNSMGTINQQAMDQLHYVTELTDRIRAKSSPEQNEEDSAEFISFFPDFVWTLRDFSLELDIDGKSVSADEYLMNSLKLVPGTGHKEKNFNLPRICIRKFFPKKKCFIFDRPAHRKKLCKLETLHDDELDSEFVKQVAEFCSYIFKHSKTKTISGGIQVNGPRLQNLVLTYINAISGGDLPCMENAVLALAQIENSAAVQKAIAHYVQQMNQKVQLPTDTLQDLLDLHRVCEKEAIEFFIKTSFKDINQTFQKELAAQLEKKRDEFCTKNIKASADRCSALIQEIFSPLEEEVKQGTYSKPGGYRFFTQQLHELKKKYQEEPGKGVQAEEILQQYLQSKQNVSDALLQTDQTLSEKEKEIEVERVKAEAAQASAKMLEEMQRKNQQMIEQSERSHQEHVKQLTKKMERERKELVEQQERTIALKLQEQARILKEGFQSESRQLHNEIQNLQKKLSAPKPLCVIS is encoded by the exons atgGACTCCGAGTTGCAAATGCCAGCCCCTGTGTGCCTCATCAAGAATGCAGAAGGGAAACTGATGACTAATGAGGAAGCTCTGAGGATTCTATCAACCATCTCACAGCCTGTGGTGGTGGTAGCTATCGTGGGCCTCTACCGCACAGGCAAATCCTACCTGATGAACAAACTGGCTGGGAAGAAAAAAG GCTTCTCTCTGGGTGCCTCAGTCCAGTCCCacaccaaaggaatctggatgtGGTGTGTGCCTCATCCCATAAAGCCAAAACACACCCTAGTTCTGCTTGATACTGAGGGCCTGGGAGATGTTGAGAAA GGTGACAACCAGAATGACAGCTGGATCTTTGCTTTGGCCATACTTCTGAGCAGCACCTTCGTGTACAACAGCATGGGTACCATCAACCAGCAGGCCATGGACCAGCTGCA CTATGTGACAGAGCTGACAGACAGAATCAGGGCAAAATCCTCACCTGAGCAGAATGAGGAGGACTCAGCTGAATTTATAAGCTTCTTCCCTGACTTCGTATGGACTCTGAGAGACTTCTCCCTGGAATTAGACATTGATGGGAAATCTGTCTCAGCAGATGAGTACCTGATGAATTCTCTAAAGCTAGTGCCAG GTACcggtcacaaagaaaaaaattttaacctGCCCCGGATCTGCATCCGCAAGTTTTTCCCCAAGAAGAAATGCTTTATTTTCGATAGGCCAGCTCACAGAAAAAAGCTTTGCAAGCTTGAGACACTACATGATGATGAGCTGGACTCCGAATTTGTGAAACAAGTAGCAGAATTCTGTTCCTACATTTTCAAGCATTCTAAGacaaaaacaatttcaggagGCATCCAGGTTAACGGCCCTC GTCTCCAGAACTTGGTGCTGACCTATATCAATGCCATCAGCGGTGGGGACCTACCATGCATGGAGAACGCAGTCCTGGCCTTGGCCCAGATAGAGAACTCAGCTGCAGTGCAAAAGGCCATTGCTCACTATGTCCAGCAGATGAATCAAAAGGTGCAGCTTCCCACAGATACCCTCCAGGACCTGCTGGACCTGCACAGGGTCTGTGAGAAAGAGGCCATTGAATTCTTCATCAAAACTTCCTTCAAAGATATTAACCAAACATTTCAAAAGGAATTGGCG GCTCAGCTGGAAAAAAAGCGAGATGAGTTCTGTACAAAGAATATTAAAGCATCTGCAGATCGTTGCTCAGCTTTAATTCAAGAAATTTTCAGCCCTCTAGAAGAAGAAGTGAAACAAGGAACCTATTCTAAACCTGGAGGTTATCGTTTCTTTACTCAGCAGTTACACGAACTGAAGAAAAAGTACCAAGAGGAACCTGGAAAGGGAGTTCAG GCTGAAGAGATTCTGCAGCAGTACTTACAGTCTAAGCAAAATGTGAGTGATGCACTCCTACAAACAGACCAGACTCTgtctgaaaaggaaaaggagattgAAG tggaaCGTGTGAAAGCTGAGGCTGCACAAGCGTCGGCAAAAATGTTGGaggaaatgcaaaggaaaaatCAGCAGATGATAGAACAGAGTGAGAGGAGTCATCAAGAGCATGTGAAACAGTTGACTAAGAagatggagagggaaaggaaagagttgGTGGAACAGCAAGAGAGGACCATTGCTCTGAAACTTCAG gaacaGGCCCGAATACTAAAAGAGGGATTTCAATCAGAGAGCAGACAGCTTCATAACGAGATACAGAATCTCCAGAAGAAGCTGTCAGCACCAAAGCCTTTATGTGTCATAAGTTGA